From the genome of Pelosinus fermentans DSM 17108:
AGTAACCATGATAGAACCGGAGGATTTACAGACTCCGGCGAAGCAATAAGGGGGAGATTTCAATGGCTAAATTCTTTATTGATCGCCCTATTTTTGCGATTGTTTTATCAATCATCATAACAATAATAGGCGTAACCGCTGCCTTCAGCCTGCCTGTGGCGCAGTATCCGCAAATCTCGCCGCCGACAGTAAGCATTAGCACAAGCTATCAGGGGGCAAATGCAGATGTTGTAGATCAAACGGTAGCACAGGTAATTGAACAGCAAGTAAATGGCGTAGAAGGTATGTCTTCCATGGCTTCCACCAGTACAGATTCAGGTTCCTATTCCTTAACAGTTCAATTTGAATCTGGCAAAGACTCTGATACTGCAGCCGTGCAGACACAAAATCGTGTATCGGAAGCCAATGCATCATTACCAACTTCTGTTCAGACAACAGGCATTACAACTCGAAAAGCATCCCAAGATATGTCCATGATTTTTAATCTCTATTCTCCAGATGACACCTATGATGTGAATTTCTTAAAGAATTATGGAAGCATTTACTTCCTTGATGATATTAAACGAGTCAAAGGTGTCGGCGATGTATCGGCATTTGGTTCCGATTACAGTATGAGAATATGGCTGCAGCCTGAAAAAATGGCGGAGCTGGCGATATCTACAAGTGAAGTGACGTCGGCTATTGAAAAGCAAAATGTCCAGGCTGCTGCTGGTTCTCTTGGAAAAATGCCGGTTGCATCTGATCAGGAGTTCCAGTATACGGCCCGGGTAAAGGGACGTCTGAGTTCTGCTAAAGAGTTTGAAAATATTATTATTCGTTCCAATTCCGATGGCTCAGCGGTTTATATCAAGGATGTAGCCAGAGTCGAGTTCGGCAGCAAAGAGTATACCTATGACAGTTTGATTAACGGGCATCAAAGTGCCGGCTTTGCGATTCAGTTAACCAGCGATGCAAACGCCTTAGAGACAATCGGCAATGTAAAAAAAGTTCTGGAAGAAGCGTCAAAGAATTTCCCTGTGGGGCTGCAATACAAAATAGTCGTTGATAATACTAATTTTGTACGGCAATCAATGATAGAAGTTGGGAAAACCTTTGCCGAAGCACTGCTGCTGGTAGTCATTGTTGTATTCCTCTTTTTGCAGAGCTGGCGTGCCACATTGATTCCTACCTTGGCAATTCCCGTATCCTTGCTGGGAACATTCGGCGCTTTTAGTGCCTTAGGATTTACCATCAATACATTGACCTTATTCGCCATGGTGCTTGCCATTGGGCTTGTAGTCGATGATGCGATTGTTGTAATTGAGGCAGTTGAGCATCATATGCGTTATTCAGGACTGACTCCTTTAGAAGCTACGAAAAGGGCGATGAGCGAAGTTTCCGGACCGGTAGTTGCCATAGCCTTTGTCTTGGCATCTGTATTTATTCCAGTGGCTTTTTTTGGCGGAATGATGGGGATTTTATACAAACAGTTTGCTATAACCATTGCAGTATCCATGGCTCTATCTGCTGTTGTTGCGCTGTCCCTTACACCGGCACTTTGCGTACTGCTATTGAAACCATATGATCCCAATAGTCACAAGGGGGCTGTTGGCAGATTTTTTGATAAATTTAATGACTGCTTTGACAGGGCAATCGAAAAATATGGAGCAGGCTTAGCAAAAATCATTGGGAAGGC
Proteins encoded in this window:
- a CDS encoding efflux RND transporter permease subunit, with product MAKFFIDRPIFAIVLSIIITIIGVTAAFSLPVAQYPQISPPTVSISTSYQGANADVVDQTVAQVIEQQVNGVEGMSSMASTSTDSGSYSLTVQFESGKDSDTAAVQTQNRVSEANASLPTSVQTTGITTRKASQDMSMIFNLYSPDDTYDVNFLKNYGSIYFLDDIKRVKGVGDVSAFGSDYSMRIWLQPEKMAELAISTSEVTSAIEKQNVQAAAGSLGKMPVASDQEFQYTARVKGRLSSAKEFENIIIRSNSDGSAVYIKDVARVEFGSKEYTYDSLINGHQSAGFAIQLTSDANALETIGNVKKVLEEASKNFPVGLQYKIVVDNTNFVRQSMIEVGKTFAEALLLVVIVVFLFLQSWRATLIPTLAIPVSLLGTFGAFSALGFTINTLTLFAMVLAIGLVVDDAIVVIEAVEHHMRYSGLTPLEATKRAMSEVSGPVVAIAFVLASVFIPVAFFGGMMGILYKQFAITIAVSMALSAVVALSLTPALCVLLLKPYDPNSHKGAVGRFFDKFNDCFDRAIEKYGAGLAKIIGKARLCMVLLLIVFILIGVLYKLVPTSFVPDEDQGFYMTSLTLPEASSLNRTISAMKGLTQTVSSQGGVVNVMSLSGMDMLGGGTKPNAGAMFISLAPWEERKDAQLQVKAEIAQTFMSGAQLPEGTVISFAPPALPGLGMVGGYSFMLEDRSGGSLDDLDSISQKFVAAAQQRPEIGSIASNFKANTPGYEFEVDRAKAEKMGVDVDDVFTTLQIFLGGSQVNDFNKFGRTYKVTVQADAAFRSDENAMRYLFVKSSNDTMVPLNTLVKPKKVSAPSVITRYNGVKSVKISGSQAAGYSSGQAMTALEEVAAEVLPDGYTYEWSGQSREEKLSGDRAPIVFGMAMVFAFLCLAALYESWSVPFAVLLTVPVGIFGAFLFQYARNLENSVYMQIGLVMLIGLAAKNAILIVEFAKVRVDKGMDPVQAAIESAKIRLRPILMTSLAFIIGCFPLAIATGAGAGARNSMGTAVVGGMFTATTLGIFLIPVLFVVIEKIAMRKKA